A part of Apostichopus japonicus isolate 1M-3 chromosome 10, ASM3797524v1, whole genome shotgun sequence genomic DNA contains:
- the LOC139975162 gene encoding succinate--CoA ligase [ADP-forming] subunit beta, mitochondrial-like: MASCLYKSGCMSLKAARGLLSSRLLTPSLALANDKKRNLSVHEYISYDLLESAGIPTPKAEVAKTSQQAYEIAKSLGAEDVVVKAQVLAGGRGKGTFESGLKGGVKLAYSPEEVKELADQMIGKKLITKQTGEEGRICSSVLIVERMYSRREYYFAITMDRTHMGPVLIGSSQGGVNIEEVAEETPEAIIAEPIDIATGIQREQAESMAKKMGFSDKCVSQAADCFIKLYNLFIEKDCTMVEINPLTEDNNGNVLCMDAKMNFDDNAAFRQEHIFSLRDRTQEDAREVKAAEYDLNYIQLDGDIGCLVNGAGLAMATMDIIKLNGGSPANFLDVGGGATAEQVKHAFNLITSDPKVQSILVNIFGGIMRCDIIAQGIISAASELDLKVPIVVRLQGTQVEDAKALIDASQLRILACDDLDEAAKKVVRLSTIVGLAKDVDLKVNFQLPI; the protein is encoded by the exons ATGGCTTCCTGCTTGTATAAAAGTGGTTGCATGTCTTTGAAAGCTGCAAGGGGCCTATTGTCATCAAGG CTCTTAACTCCATCACTAGCCTTGGCAAATGACAAGAAGAGGAATCTCTCGGTCCATGAATACATCAGCTATGATCTTCTAGAGAGTGCTGGGATACCAACACCAAAGGCAGAAGTAGCAAAAACATCCCAACAAGCTTATGAAATTGCCAAAAGTTTAG GAGCCGAAGATGTGGTTGTGAAGGCCCAAGTGTTAGCAGGTGGACGAGGAAAGGGAACATTTGAAAGTGGTCTTAAAGGAGGGGTTAAATTAGCATATTC GCCTGAAGAAGTTAAAGAATTAGCAGATCAAATGATTGGAAAGAAACTCATCACAAAGCAAACTGGTGAAGAAGGCAGGATCTGTAGTTCG GTTTTAATAGTTGAAAGAATGTATTCTAGAAGAGAGTATTATTTTGCAATCACAATGGACAGAACACATATG GGTCCAGTCCTCATCGGTAGTTCACAGGGGGGTGTGAATATTGAAGAAGTGGCAGAAGAAACCCCAGAAGCAATTATTGCAGAACCTATAGACATTGCTACAG gAATCCAAAGGGAACAAGCTGAAAGTATGGCTAAGAAGATGGGGTTCTCTGATAAGTGTGTGTCACAG GCAGCAGATTGTTTCATTAAGTTGTATAATCTATTTATTGAAAAGGATTGCACCATGGTGGAGATTAACCCACTTACAGAAGACAACAATGGCAATG TACTCTGCATGGACGCGAAGATGAACTTTGATGACAATGCTGCGTTCCGGCAAGAGCATATCTTCTCGTTAAGAGACAGGACTCAGGAAGATGCCAGAGAAGTTAAAGCTGCAGAATACGACCTTAATTACATTCAGCTGGATGGAGACATTGGATGTCTTG tcAATGGAGCTGGTTTAGCCATGGCCACAATGGACATCATCAAACTCAACGGTGGTTCTCCCGCAAACTTCTTAGATGTCGGCGGAGGAGCCACTGCAGAACAGGTCAAACATGCCTTCAACCTCATAACCTCTGACCCAAAG GTGCAATCCATTCTTGTCAATATTTTTGGTGGTATCATGAGGTGTGACATCATTGCTCAAGGCATCATATCTGCCGCTAGTGAACTAGATCTTAAAGTGCCGATTGTAGTGAGACTGCAAG GAACTCAAGTAGAGGATGCCAAGGCACTAATAGATGCAAGTCAGCTCAGAATCCTGGCCTGTGATGATTTAGACGAAGCTGCCAAAAAG GTTGTGCGTTTATCTACAATCGTGGGTCTTGCGAAGGATGTGGACTTGAAAGTGAACTTCCAGCTACCAATCTAG